In Flavobacterium piscisymbiosum, the sequence AAGTCTGGGCGCGCGTTGAAGATAAACTCGATAAAAAAGAAGATAAAAAAGCAATCGCATTATGGAAAAAAATTGCCATCGCAGCTTCTCTTTTATTACTTATTTCGATAGGATCTCAGTTTATAAAATCAGATAAAACAACAATTCAGAATTCTACAATTGTTAATAAAGAAAAGATAGAACAAAACATTTTAGAAAAAAATGAAAGTGTTGTTTCTTCAGAATCACCTCTCGTTCCAAAACCCGAAGCGGTTAAAATTTTAGACAAGCCAATTATCAGCGAAAACAATGCAACAGAAACAACCGTTTATGTTACTGAAGCTGTGGGAGCAGGAAGCGCAGATGCTATTATTATCGAAGAACCTGCCAACGCACCAGTACAAGCTGATTATGCTATAGAAGAAGATAATAATGATTTGAAAGACAAAGCAGCTCAAAATTCAGATTATTCCAGAACTGTAGAAAGAGAATCCGCTAAAGTTGCTTTTGCTGATAAACAATCTCAAATGACTAAAAAAAGTGCTCCGCTAATTGTTCTCAACGGAAATGCAATAGCCCACAGCGACGATCAAAAAAGAGACAAAATGATGCAGGCAGAACTTTCTAATTTACAACCGGAAAATGTAGATTCACTAGTTGTTCTGGATGCTCCATTATATATTATTGACGGAATTTATTATTCTGAAAATGATTTATTCGGCAAAAACCCCACAAGTCCTTATGCTCCTTTGAATAAACAGGAAATAAAAACCATAACTGTTCTTCAGGATCTTGAAGCTACATCAAAATATGGTGAAAAAGGTAAAAAAGGAGTTGTCATTATTACTACTAAAACAGGTAAGCCAACTCCTAAAAACTAAAAGAAAAAATCTAAAAATTCTTTGTCAAAGTCCAGCGCTTTGACAAAGATAAAAACCATCATTTACTTAAAATTATCATCATGAAAAACGTAAAACTTATTTCATTAGCATTTTCTATGCTTATATGTTTCGTAGTAAAAGCACAGGAAAAAACAACTACAAAAGATACATTGCGCTCCATTTTAAACAATAAAATAATAATCTGTGCACCATCGAGGCCTCTTCTTAATGAGCCACTAACAATTCTGGATGGAATTGTAATAGATGCCAAGAAGTTTTCTAAAGTAAATCCTAATGACATTGAAAGCATTAAAGTTCTAAAAGGTATTGATGCTACTGCTCTTTACGGAAACAAAGCTATAAATGGAGCTATTGTTATTACATCAAAAAGAAAGGATTAAACATTTTATTTTCGTCAATTTCATTCGAATTTAATATTGATTTATTAACAAAATTATTTTTACATTTGACCTCCTTTTGAAAATTCTTCAAAATTTATTCAGATAAAAAATATTTACATAAATCAATATCAAACAAAATTTCATGAACCCACTTTTAAATCAGAATCTATTTCTTGTAAAAGAACATATCGGAATGTTTAAAGCCGCTAACAACTATGATATTTATAATCCGGAAAGCAATGAAATTATAATGAACTGCCGCGAAAATAATCTTGGCTTTTTTACCAAAATGTTACGCTTTACAGATTATAAAAGAATGACTCCTTTTGATATTGAAATTACGACAGCTTCAGGCGAAAAAATAATTTCGGTAAAACGTGGTATCGCATGGTTACGTTCGACTGTTGAAGTTTTTGACGAAAAAGATCGTTTAGTGGGAACATTTAAACAAAAAATATTTTCGATTGGAGGAAAATTTGAAATTCTGGATAAAAACGAAAGAACTGCCGCAACGCTTCAGGGAAAATGGACCGGATGGGATTTTAAATTCAGTCACGAAAACAAACAATTGGCTCAGGTAAGTAAAAAATGGGCAGGAATGGGTAAAGAGTTTTTTACCAGCGCTGATAATTATGTACTGCAAATCGAGGAAACTGTTGCACCTGACAGCCCTTTAAGACAATTAATCCTTGCCGCTGTCATGTGTATAGACATGGTACTAAAGGAATAGATAAAAGTTGTTAAACTTAGATTAAGAAAATAGCTGAAAGCATCATTTTAGGAAGCAAAAACTGTATTTTTGTGTTACTAAAATGATGCTTTTTGCATTTCTAAAAAATAAATCATGACAGACTTAAAAAATAAAAATGCCTTAATTACAGGTGCAGGAAAAGGAATTGGAAAAGCAATTGCGGTTGCACTTGCCAAAGAAGGAGTAAACGTAATTTTAGTTTCAAGAACTCAGGCAGATGTTGATCAATTGGCTGCTGAAACTGCTGCATTAGGCGTAAAATCCCTGGCTTTATCTGCTGACGTTTCGGATATTAATTCTATCAATAGTGCTGTAGAAAAAGCTTTTGCAGAATTTAAAACCATAGACATTTTAATCAATAATGCAGGAATCGCTGCTTTTGGAAATTTCATGACATTGGAACCAGCTGCCTGGGAAAAAATTATTCAGGTCAACTTAATGGGAACGTATTATACAACCCGCGCTGTTTTACCTAATATGATCGAAAGACAAACTGGTGATATTATCAATATTTCGTCGACAGCAGGATTAAACGGAAATGCATTGACAAGTGCTTACAGCGCATCAAAATTTGCCGTTTTAGGATTGACTGATTCTTTGATGCAGGAAGTTCGTAAACACAACATACGCGTTACAGCTTTAACACCAAGTACCGTTGCCACCGATTTGGCTTTAGATTTAAAACTTACAGACGGAAATCCGGATAAAGTAATGCAATCTGAAGATGTAGCCGAATTAATTATCGCTCAGCTGAAATTAAGCCGTCGCGTTTTCATCAAAAACAGCAGTATTTGGTCTACTAATCCTTAAAAAAATCAATAAATTCCAATTCCGAAACTTCGGGATAAATTCCAAATTCCAACTGCTATTTAAATTGGAATTTGGAATTTTAAAAATTGGAATTTTAAAAAAAATAAAATGGAACAATATTTAAGACAATTAATATCAATAGAATTCACAGATAAAAAAGAACTTTTTACTGGCTTTCTTATCGATTATTCTGATGACTGGATTTTACTGCGAAACAATCCTGAAGATTTTATACTGGATGGATTTGTGATTTTGAAGAACAAAAATATCGAAGTCATTCACAGAGATCAGGATCTTGCATTTACCGAAAAAGTAATTCGCTTAAAAGGTCTAAAAACAAATGCTGAAGATATTATCCCGATTCGTGATTTAAGTTCGATTTTGAATTATGTAAATAACAAATACGGTATTTTTCAGATTTCGAAAAAATCGGCGAAATCAGCTTATCTAGGTAAATTAATAGAATTAAACGACGAGGAACTAACTATTGATTTTTTAGACATAAAAGGTCAGTTTGGTGGTGAATTGAGTTTTAATCCGCAAAAAATAAGAGTTATCGAGTTTGATACGGATTATATCAATTCGTTGAAGTTGGTGATTCCGGAAGATCAGAAATAGAGTATGTATAAAACTATCCTGTTATTCGCTGCTTTTCTTTTGATTTCATGCTCGCAAAAAAATAAATCCGAGAATCCAATAATCGAAAAATCAAAAAAAGATTCTGTTTCGGTTAAACTTCAAGACAAAACTTCTCAAGGAGAAAAAACAAATAAACTCTTGATTGGTAAAAAAATTGAAGGCGACTTTGATGGTGACGGAAAAAATGAATTTGCCTTTGTTACAAAAACAAAAGAAGGTGAAGGAAATCCTATTGAGGACGGAACTCCTGACGAATACACTATTTCATTCAGCAATCCTGTACTAAAACCCATTATTATTGGTTGCTGTGAAGCTCAGCTTATTAATGAAGGAGATTTAAACCAAGATGGAAAAGATGATTTTTCAATCTTTCAGGCGCCTATGAACGGATGTACTTATTCGATGACAACCTATTCTTTACAAAATTCAAATTGGAAACAAATTATAGAATCCTTTTTAATTTCAACTGGCTGTGATGGATTTACAGCTGAAGATTTACAAAACACCATTTTTATTGAAAACAAAACAGTTTATAAAATGGAAAGGGATCCTAATGACGAAAGTTTAAAATTGACCCGAAAGAAAATTGAATTGAAATAAAGCACGTATATCTTTATATTAATCCTTTGAAATTTGTAATTCCGGAAGATCAGAAATAGAATTTATTCTAAATACAACTAACGTTTTAACTTTGTCAAAGTTTAAAACTTTGACAAAATTCTATAAAACAGAAAAGCCCTTTTGTACAAAGGGCTTTTCTGTTTTATTAGTCTGGTTGCTTCTTTCCTGGCAATGACAAACTTTGCGCACAAACTATATATTTTATGCTTCTGCCAATTTATTTAAAAATTCTAAACGAACACTTCCGTCTTCGTCGATTTTTGTCAGGTTAATTTCTTGTAATGTATTTACCAATTCCGGGTTCCATGGTGTTTTTACTTTTACGTAGTTTTCGGTAAAACCGTGAATATATCCTTCTTTATTTTCACTTTCGAACAAAACCGTTCTGTTAGATCCTAATTGACTTTCGTAGAAAGCACGACGTTTTTTAACGGATAATCCGCGTAGCATTTTGCTTCGTTTTGCTCTTACGTTTGCAGGAACAACACCAAGCATATTTGCAGCTTCTGTATTGTCTCTTTCTGAATACGTGAATACGTGTAAGTAAGAAATATCCATTTCGTTAAGAAAATGATACGTTTCTAAGAAATGCTCATCGGTTTCACCAGGGAAACCTACAATGACGTCAACACCAATACAAGCGTGTGGCATTACTTCACGAATTTTGTTTACTCGTTCTGTATAGACTTCACGTAAATAACGACGTTTCATTAATTTTAAAATATCATTACTTCCTGATTGCAACGGAATATGAAAATGAGGTACAAAAGTTCTGCTTTTAGAAACAAATTCTATCGTTTCATTTTTCAATAAATTAGGTTCTATTGATGAAATTCTCAAACGTTCGATTCCTTCAACTTTATCCAGAGCCTGCACTAAATCAAGAAAAGTATGTTCGTGTTTTTTGTTCCCGAATTCTCCTTTTCCGTAATCACCGATATTTACTCCGGTTAAAACAATTTCTTTGATATTTTGAGCCGAAATCTCTTTAGCATTTTGTAATACATTTTCTAAAGCATCACTTCTCGAAATTCCTCTTGCTAACGGAATTGTACAATAGGTACATTTATAATCGCAACCATCCTGAACTTTCAGGAAAGCACGAGTTCTGTCTCCAATAGAATAACTACCGACATAAAAATCAGCTTCGGCAATTTCGCATGAGTGAACCTCACCCATGTCATTTTTACTCAAATCATTAATATAATCGGTAATTTTAAATTTTTCGGTAGCACCAAGAACCAAATCAACGCCATCAACAGCCGCTAATTCTTCCGGTTTTAATTGTGCGTAGCAGCCTACTGCCGCAACAAAAGCTTTATCGTTAAGTTTCATTGCTTTTTTTACGACCTGCTTAAATTGCTTATCAGCATTCTCAGTAACTGAGCAAGTATTGATAACATAAATGTCTGCTATTTCTTCAAAATCAACGCGATCAAAACCTTCGTCATTAAAGTTTCTGGCGATTGTAGAAGTTTCTGAAAAATTCAGTTTGCAACCAAGCGTATAAAAGGCAACTTTTTTTCTGTTTTCCATGGGAATAAACTACGTTTTAAGTAGTAAGATATTATATTTACATCTCTTTTAAAGAGTTTGCAAATTTACGTACAATATTCTTTAAAATAAAATCAATAATACACTATATATCAATATTTTGAAGCAAACCAATATTTAGTCTGTTCTAAAAAACTATATCGTAAACCACACAAACAAGGAATAAAATTTATTTGCAATAAAAGCAACTCATGATTTCAATAAGAATAAAATGACAAAATTATCGATTAAATGCAAATATCATCGATTAAATACATTTTTTTGTATATTAAATTCAAATTTTCTTACATTTAACTTTGTTTAATTCGTTCATTAAAAGTAATTTCACTTTCTATAAAACTAGTAAGAAAAAATTATATTATTTAAACAATAATTTGCACATAACAATTTTGATTTTCCCTCGTTATGTTGTTGTTTTGTTGTTATAAAAAATGGGAAGGCCGAAAACCAGAAAGAGTAGGCAAAAATTATAAATTAAAACTCCATATGAAAGCATTTTTACCCACAATCTGCTTGATGTTCTTAACCATTTTTAGCTCGCAAGCGCAAACTGCTGCTCCAGCTGCTAATCCATTTCCATCTATTAGTACATTGACAACTTGGGCGAGCTTAAATTCTCAATCTCAATTTGATATTGCAATTCGTGCGGTTGGATTTAAATTTGAAGTAAAAGAACCGGGTGAAGGCTCAACAGCTTACACTTATATTCGCAAAGTAACTGTAAATGAAGTAAATTATACAGATAGAATTGTTTACAGAATTACTAGTAATAATTCAGCAAGTATTATTTCGTTAGTAACAGCTTCTACAGATTTAGTAAGCTTGTACACACCACAATTGTCGACTTTTAAGAACAACAATTGTAAAACTGAGATGTCTAAAGACAAAAACACTACTTGTACTTGTTACGAAAGTGCCAATTTTGCAATCGATCTTTGCGACGAGCGTGTAAAACTTACAATGGGTGACGGAAATAAATATTTTGTTTCTGTAGCTAAAAAATAATTTCTAAGATAAGTATTAGAAAAACTACGAGCTGTTTTCCAAATCTTTGTGAATCTTAAATGAGATTAAGTTTACAAAGATTTGGAACGCATTTCTTAGGTTTTATAAGTTTGGATTTTTTAATTCGTACCAAACTTCCAATTCTTCTTCATATTCAAAAGAATTTACGTACTGCAAACCAAGCTTTTCTAAAATTCTTCTCGAGTTTTCATTTCCCGCATCGGCGTAAGCGTAAATCGCATCTACTTTCATTACGTTAAAACCGTGATCTATAAAAGCTTTTCCAGCTTCGGTTGCGTATCCTTTTCCCCAATGTTTTTCGATAAAACGATATCCTATTTCATAAAAATCTTTATGATTGTTGATTTCATTGGTAATAAATTTTATTCCTGACCAGCCTATAAACTCATTCGTTTCTTTTAAGATCACGGCCAAACGACCAGTTCCGAAAGCTGCATATTGCTGTTGAATATTTTTTATCTGATCCAGACTTTCGCTAATGTGTTTTACTGGTTTATTTCCAACAAAAAGATGAACATTAGGATTAGAATCCAATTCAAACATTCCATCAACATCCGTGAGAAATAATTCCCTTAAAAGCAATCGTTCTGTTTCTATTGGCTCTTTCATCTAAAAAATAATTTAGTTTAAAATATAGCGTTTTACCACTTCAGCAACTCCATCATTATTATTTGATGCTACAATAACATCTGCTCTGTCACGTAATTCAGGCGTTACATTATCAACCCAAACTCCAAGTCCGGCGTATTCAATCATTGTTAAATCATTTCCTGCGTTTCCTACGGCAATAATTTCACTTTGATGGATGTTTAGCTTTTCAGCCAAAAGTTTTAAACTCGCTGCTTTATCAATTCCGTTTTGAGCTGCTTCCAGGAAAAAAGGTTTCGACATTGCAACACTTAAATGTGGCATTGCCAGTTTTAAATCTCCTTCAACTTCTTTAAGATAAGAAGGCTCTGCCAATAAAATACATTTTACTGCAGGTTTGGTAACCGCTGCTTTAAAATCAGATACTTTATTATGTGGTAATCCCGTGATTTCTTTTTCGATGTCGATGTACTCAGAATCTGTTTCGCTAACAATTTCACCATCAATATAGGTAATAATATGCGTTTTCATTTTTACACTATAATCGTACAAATCATGAATTTGTTCCGGCGTTAAACATTGTTCAAACAACACCAGATCATCTTTTACAGTACTAATTACAGCACCATTAAATGATATAATATAAGAGTCGTACAAATCAAGCTGCAATTCTTTAGCGTAAGCTGTCATGGCAGATGTTGGTCTGCCTGAAGCCAAAACTAAATGAACGCCTTTTGCCTGCGCTTCAAGAAGTACTTTTTTATTTAGGTCCGAAATTTTATGATCGTCTGTCAACAAGGTATCATCCATGTCGAGCACTAGCATTTTATATTGCATTATTTCTTAGTTTTCAGTTATTAGTCACAGTATACAGTCTCAGTTTTCAGTGCTCACTGAGACT encodes:
- a CDS encoding TonB-dependent receptor plug domain-containing protein, with translation MKNVKLISLAFSMLICFVVKAQEKTTTKDTLRSILNNKIIICAPSRPLLNEPLTILDGIVIDAKKFSKVNPNDIESIKVLKGIDATALYGNKAINGAIVITSKRKD
- a CDS encoding LURP-one-related/scramblase family protein, translating into MNPLLNQNLFLVKEHIGMFKAANNYDIYNPESNEIIMNCRENNLGFFTKMLRFTDYKRMTPFDIEITTASGEKIISVKRGIAWLRSTVEVFDEKDRLVGTFKQKIFSIGGKFEILDKNERTAATLQGKWTGWDFKFSHENKQLAQVSKKWAGMGKEFFTSADNYVLQIEETVAPDSPLRQLILAAVMCIDMVLKE
- a CDS encoding 3-ketoacyl-ACP reductase, producing MTDLKNKNALITGAGKGIGKAIAVALAKEGVNVILVSRTQADVDQLAAETAALGVKSLALSADVSDINSINSAVEKAFAEFKTIDILINNAGIAAFGNFMTLEPAAWEKIIQVNLMGTYYTTRAVLPNMIERQTGDIINISSTAGLNGNALTSAYSASKFAVLGLTDSLMQEVRKHNIRVTALTPSTVATDLALDLKLTDGNPDKVMQSEDVAELIIAQLKLSRRVFIKNSSIWSTNP
- the mtaB gene encoding tRNA (N(6)-L-threonylcarbamoyladenosine(37)-C(2))-methylthiotransferase MtaB, with the protein product MENRKKVAFYTLGCKLNFSETSTIARNFNDEGFDRVDFEEIADIYVINTCSVTENADKQFKQVVKKAMKLNDKAFVAAVGCYAQLKPEELAAVDGVDLVLGATEKFKITDYINDLSKNDMGEVHSCEIAEADFYVGSYSIGDRTRAFLKVQDGCDYKCTYCTIPLARGISRSDALENVLQNAKEISAQNIKEIVLTGVNIGDYGKGEFGNKKHEHTFLDLVQALDKVEGIERLRISSIEPNLLKNETIEFVSKSRTFVPHFHIPLQSGSNDILKLMKRRYLREVYTERVNKIREVMPHACIGVDVIVGFPGETDEHFLETYHFLNEMDISYLHVFTYSERDNTEAANMLGVVPANVRAKRSKMLRGLSVKKRRAFYESQLGSNRTVLFESENKEGYIHGFTENYVKVKTPWNPELVNTLQEINLTKIDEDGSVRLEFLNKLAEA
- a CDS encoding GNAT family N-acetyltransferase, producing the protein MKEPIETERLLLRELFLTDVDGMFELDSNPNVHLFVGNKPVKHISESLDQIKNIQQQYAAFGTGRLAVILKETNEFIGWSGIKFITNEINNHKDFYEIGYRFIEKHWGKGYATEAGKAFIDHGFNVMKVDAIYAYADAGNENSRRILEKLGLQYVNSFEYEEELEVWYELKNPNL
- a CDS encoding Cof-type HAD-IIB family hydrolase, which gives rise to MQYKMLVLDMDDTLLTDDHKISDLNKKVLLEAQAKGVHLVLASGRPTSAMTAYAKELQLDLYDSYIISFNGAVISTVKDDLVLFEQCLTPEQIHDLYDYSVKMKTHIITYIDGEIVSETDSEYIDIEKEITGLPHNKVSDFKAAVTKPAVKCILLAEPSYLKEVEGDLKLAMPHLSVAMSKPFFLEAAQNGIDKAASLKLLAEKLNIHQSEIIAVGNAGNDLTMIEYAGLGVWVDNVTPELRDRADVIVASNNNDGVAEVVKRYILN